GTTGCTCATTTTGATTTTCTACATTCTAATTATTCCTAGAACTAGTTGTCAAaagagaaatgaaagaaagaagacAATCTTgatttaaagttaaatctTTTTGAGCAACCGTTTTGGATAATCGCGCGGAGAGATTAAAATGGATCGCTCACGATATTGCGACAAGTTTGAAAAGGAATGGTATGTGATTCATTGAACGCGATGACAATTCGTATGGCACGGGATAACGATCCGCGTTTCTTTCCGCGATGCGGGGTAGTGTACGTAGAGGGCTTTGCTCCTCCAAATCAACTATTCGGAGAAGAAGCAACGTCTACTCGAGCATCGGATAAACGTAAAACTCGTTTCCGAATGTGACATTACTGTCATTAATCGCACGTGCTCCGCTTTCATTCACGCCAACTCCCACTCCCGTGAATAACACGGTACAAGCGTTTACATTCACGTCGCGGTTGGTCGGTGCCAATGGGCCGACGAGACCGTCGCCGTTCCTATTGGCCGTCGCTTACTCCTGACGTACTATACGAGAGAACGAGAGGAATGCGAAACGATCGTGAAGCACTATGAATAGAACCGAAGCTCCGCGGGTCAAGACATATGAAACGGTGCGTCTCTCGGGTAGTTCCGACAAGGAGTTTGCCTGGTTTCGACACCGTCTCGCAATATGGCCGTATCGCCGTACACACGACCCTCATTCTCGGAGCATCGTGCCCGTACGTCACATGTCAATCGTACGCTGCTCACACTATTGTCCTATGTGCTGCTGACAAAAGGTATCGATCAAACATCAGTGTGAAAACTAATTCTTGTCTTTCGTTCGCTCACCCGCTCGCTCATTCATTCGCAAACACCGTGCATATCCGCTCGCTATTATTACATCAACGAGAAAACAGGATGTGATTTATTCACGATGCTCCGACTTCGGGAtagtgtgcgtgcgtgcgtgcgtgcgtgccaCCCGTATATATCCGCGTATGCAATTCATGGCTGACTAATGACAAATGAACGATTTTACATCTGTTTCGTGTCCCTATCCCATTTCCCAATCCGTTGCATCTGTCTCCAGTGTCTCTCTGCTTTCATTTCACGATTCTCTTTTTATCGTTCATTAGACTTGACGAATTATTTTCACTTCTTGTTAACGCAACGCAGAATAAAaacttttctctttcattctACGTTACCTATTAGTCGAACGTGCGTTGTGTTTGTTGCGACTAAAGTCATTATAcgttaaaaatgacaaaatataatgtaatatgtacTATGAGCAAATTTTGTATACAATATACTTACTTCATAATATCGCAAAGCTTCTAGAGTTACGTTACAGTCTGTGTGTGCAATTTTATAgtttatgcaatattatttttattgtagatGGTACAAGTGTTTCCTTGACTCATCGTCATgcaaatgatattaattattatgatgcAACAATCAGCCATAGCGATAATATAAATCCTCTGGAAAAGTTTTATCTAATCACTGAACAAAAGTGGCATAAGGATACACTAGTGCCAATCTCCTTATCGCCCTCGTCGAAGGGAATGCCTACGAGATCCCATCACAGGTAACACGCTTACGTGTTGTGCAAAAAATCACAATACCAGCTGTAATGTCGATATCCAAGTAATGTTTCACGCAATATTAAGATTTATTCTTTGTctcaaagtatttttaatacagaatCCGGCAGTCCGTGACAGGACTGGATGATGCTGGAATGGATCTCCAAGTGGCCCAACTCAGTAGTCAGACAGACAAGGAAGTACATTCCAGGACGACTTTATCATGGCTAGATTGGCATTTGCCTTACTTTGTAGCGCTTTGTGCAATCGCTGGCACTATTCTTTTCACATTCCTAGTAAGCATCACATTTCTTTacgatatagaaataatagaaaactCATTCTCCcttcttttttctaaaaacaaGTGACTACTTTAAAAGCTTTATAGATTTATGAAATCCAATTgatttgttacatatatatcatcaaataatttactcatgtataataataagattgtataataataagcaCTTTCCAACAGATCTTGTTATGGCTACGAAAACAAATGTCGCGTGAAAAAGATAACGAAAATGGCGATCGGCACGGTCTGGTCGAGGAAGGTGCCATTTGTCAGCCAGACAAATCAACTAAAGATACAAAAGAATCTGTGGAAGCTAAATGGGTTCACGAAGCATTCGCCAAGCAATCTGCACCCAAGTATCCGGTACGACCAGTTCCTCAGACCTCTTTACCCGAGGTAAGAGAATctaccgacgcgacgcgtagATCTGTAAtagcaaatattaaattatcgtaTTGGAAACAATCTTCGTATTACGTTACAAGTCTTTGGCAACACCCGAACGTAAACCGGAAGCGATACGTATAAAAGCAAAGGGATTGTTGGAGAGACGTGGTTCGAGCACAAGTTTAACCATAGAATTGGCACCAGCTCCCGAAAGTCCGCCACATATGGTTACTCCTACCCGAGAATGTACAACGGAAGAGTTTTTGCTAAGTGCAGGAAATGTATTGTCGAGAGCACAATTGAAAAAGATTGTCCAAGGTACGGGAACGTTGCACAAAGAATTTTGGGAGGTGCCGCTAAATCTACCGGAAAAGGTGGACATTTGTGGCTCGGGAGTGAAAAATCGATACAGCTCTGTTTTACCCAATCCACAAACCAGAGTAGTTCTACCAGGTTGCTCCGACGATCCGCTAGCCGGTTACATAAACGCCAACTACATCCGAGTATGTAAATAGTAATTTTGTGTGTAATAGTAAGAATGATACCTGAAAACTTGGATATACATAGGCAGTAGGCAGTAGGCAGTAGGCACCTTTTATTATCAAGTTGCATGAATTTTATAAGCTACAACAGAAAACGAATTTACAGGGATACGACGGCGAAAGTGCTAGATACATCGCGACACAGGGACCATTAGCTAACACGACAGCAGATTTCTGGGAAATGATCTGGGCAGAAAAAGTTCCTGCGATCGTCATGATAACTAGACTGTACGAAGCGTCCAAACCAAAATGCGAGGCGTATTTTCCGTTTGACGTGAATAATCGCATACAAGCTGGATCTTTTACAATTATCGTTAACTATGTCGATACGAGAAACGGATATACCGTCAGAACCATGGAGATCCGgcacgaaagagagagaagacatTTGCAGCACTATTGGTAATTACTGTGCTATTTATTTTGTCTTCGAGGACtcgatttttattcatatatttactaaatatatatatatatatatacacaatgtACTAAATTTGCGTATATTGaattgtgaaataaatcaataggTATGATTCATGGCCGGACCATGCCGTACCTCAAACTGCGGATGCGCTCGTTAGTATGGCCGCGGAGGTAAACGCTTTACCAAGACCAGTGGTCGTCCACTGCAGCGCAGGTATAGGACGAACTGGCTGTTTTATAGCGATAGGAATAGGAATGATTCAACTTCTAAGAGACGGAAATGTCGACGTACTGGGTATTTTGTGCCAGATGAGGTAAGGCAATAATAAGctcgaaatatattatgtaatcttACATAGATCTCGTTGTCAGgaatatacaaaatacaagtactttttaatattttagatacgATAGAGGAGGAATGGTACAAACGGCTGAACAATATGAATTTATTCATAAAGCACTTAATCTTTTCGAGCAAACACTAGACAGCAAACCGTCGACTTCGAGCGATTGAATGGACATACCCCGCTACTATAGGAATTTCTTTCGCTTATTCTTTCGTGAAACGAGGCTTTATTATTGCCTAAGAGAATGTCACTTCGCACAGGGCTATATGCTTAccgcaaaagaaaaagaaaaaaaaaggaaacaaatTTCTAACGAATCTCAATGTTAGCCTGTGAACCGACGCTCTCTCATCTTTATCTCAATATTCGAACGAGTTAAAACTCGTTTAATAAGCTGCCATTTTCTACTGCCATGACAAATCGTTGACAATTGATATCAATCACAGAGCTCAAGAGGTAAAAAAAAGGGTTCACCGTCGGAGTGCATTTTCTAAGCAGGTGCTTTTTAAAACTGAGGTATCATAAATAGCTTAATGAAAAGagtatttatgtttataataacgCGCGATATATTAATCGTGCGGCACGTACGCTTAAAAACcaagattatattaatttatataagttacaaattagaaataatctcTAAACACGAAACACGGCGATAATGTATTCGCGATTcgtatcataaaatttatatctaaagaTCAGATACTAAACTTGGGATTTAATTATCTACACATTCCTCGTGCGTTAGGGAATAGTTGTCAagttctaataaaattttaaatatacaaaaatgtgtAGAAACGGTTTCGCGACTATGCTAATGTAACTGATACTAATACGATATTCTTCACTATTATCGACGCATCACGATGGAGTAGACACATGACAAAATTTACTAAACTGTTCCAACGTGTAAGAGCTAAAGTTAAGCGCGTAATTACTTTAAcgatatataatgttaaatgtgAGCTAAATGTGAAAttgtatgtgcgtgtgtgtatatacatatatatgtataatgtatatatacacacgtacacacacacacacacacacacacacacacacacacacacgcgcgcgcgcgcgaataattgttaaaacaatTACTAATTTATGGGACCCAAATCGACTAGGTATTGTCTTATATTCTTAGTGTTcctatttgattttaaaataatttaaaatttaacccTTTATGATTTGTTGCTTTTATCTGAccgactaattgtaagactgAACACGGATAGTACAATATGATTTAGAAGCAAAAGAGAACAATGggttgataaaaaaatctgaataagAGTCAATTTGATAGAGTAATACGAGCCGAATGCAACGTTGTTATAGCGAATATACTTGTACGTATCCACACACACGAGCAACAGCtcaatattcttaattatattgaatcaTGTTGCTCAGAAATGTACACGAGTATATTTGCGCTCTCTAACAATTTTACTcgtttatttatcaaattgagactgatttaatataataattacttatattgtaatttaacttaataataaaaaatctttagcAGTTGGAagtaaattcatatttatattctagaaaaagtatattattatatagaaaaaactaaatttgTAACATAATCCTTGTATTGTTgtcttatgtaaaaaaatggatctgttttatttatcttgtATCTCATCGATGAACtaatattgtataaagaaagaacTTGAATGTGTGTGTTATACAATATCAGTCAATAGTTACGTAAAAAtcagaaatgtaaatttaactttGAAAATGTCTcgcgtataataatatatatatatattttaagtgagaattatataatatttaatcgataatgtatttatcgattttaatatatgaatgagttaatagagaaaaattagAATCGACACACTTGAGTTTGAATTATTACCGCGAATTTGcatgacaataaataattattacagcgttaat
The nucleotide sequence above comes from Temnothorax longispinosus isolate EJ_2023e chromosome 4, Tlon_JGU_v1, whole genome shotgun sequence. Encoded proteins:
- the LOC139810925 gene encoding tyrosine-protein phosphatase non-receptor type 7 isoform X3 encodes the protein MDLQVAQLSSQTDKEVHSRTTLSWLDWHLPYFVALCAIAGTILFTFLILLWLRKQMSREKDNENGDRHGLVEEGAICQPDKSTKDTKESVEAKWVHEAFAKQSAPKYPVRPVPQTSLPESLATPERKPEAIRIKAKGLLERRGSSTSLTIELAPAPESPPHMVTPTRECTTEEFLLSAGNVLSRAQLKKIVQGTGTLHKEFWEVPLNLPEKVDICGSGVKNRYSSVLPNPQTRVVLPGCSDDPLAGYINANYIRGYDGESARYIATQGPLANTTADFWEMIWAEKVPAIVMITRLYEASKPKCEAYFPFDVNNRIQAGSFTIIVNYVDTRNGYTVRTMEIRHERERRHLQHYWYDSWPDHAVPQTADALVSMAAEVNALPRPVVVHCSAGIGRTGCFIAIGIGMIQLLRDGNVDVLGILCQMRYDRGGMVQTAEQYEFIHKALNLFEQTLDSKPSTSSD
- the LOC139810925 gene encoding tyrosine-protein phosphatase non-receptor type 7 isoform X2, producing the protein MPTRSHHRIRQSVTGLDDAGMDLQVAQLSSQTDKEVHSRTTLSWLDWHLPYFVALCAIAGTILFTFLILLWLRKQMSREKDNENGDRHGLVEEGAICQPDKSTKDTKESVEAKWVHEAFAKQSAPKYPVRPVPQTSLPESLATPERKPEAIRIKAKGLLERRGSSTSLTIELAPAPESPPHMVTPTRECTTEEFLLSAGNVLSRAQLKKIVQGTGTLHKEFWEVPLNLPEKVDICGSGVKNRYSSVLPNPQTRVVLPGCSDDPLAGYINANYIRGYDGESARYIATQGPLANTTADFWEMIWAEKVPAIVMITRLYEASKPKCEAYFPFDVNNRIQAGSFTIIVNYVDTRNGYTVRTMEIRHERERRHLQHYWYDSWPDHAVPQTADALVSMAAEVNALPRPVVVHCSAGIGRTGCFIAIGIGMIQLLRDGNVDVLGILCQMRYDRGGMVQTAEQYEFIHKALNLFEQTLDSKPSTSSD
- the LOC139810925 gene encoding tyrosine-protein phosphatase non-receptor type 7 isoform X1 — its product is MAVSPYTRPSFSEHRARTSHVNRTLLTLLSYVLLTKDGTSVSLTHRHANDINYYDATISHSDNINPLEKFYLITEQKWHKDTLVPISLSPSSKGMPTRSHHRIRQSVTGLDDAGMDLQVAQLSSQTDKEVHSRTTLSWLDWHLPYFVALCAIAGTILFTFLILLWLRKQMSREKDNENGDRHGLVEEGAICQPDKSTKDTKESVEAKWVHEAFAKQSAPKYPVRPVPQTSLPESLATPERKPEAIRIKAKGLLERRGSSTSLTIELAPAPESPPHMVTPTRECTTEEFLLSAGNVLSRAQLKKIVQGTGTLHKEFWEVPLNLPEKVDICGSGVKNRYSSVLPNPQTRVVLPGCSDDPLAGYINANYIRGYDGESARYIATQGPLANTTADFWEMIWAEKVPAIVMITRLYEASKPKCEAYFPFDVNNRIQAGSFTIIVNYVDTRNGYTVRTMEIRHERERRHLQHYWYDSWPDHAVPQTADALVSMAAEVNALPRPVVVHCSAGIGRTGCFIAIGIGMIQLLRDGNVDVLGILCQMRYDRGGMVQTAEQYEFIHKALNLFEQTLDSKPSTSSD